The Microbacterium sp. KUDC0406 genome includes a window with the following:
- the hemQ gene encoding hydrogen peroxide-dependent heme synthase, protein MSDETEPSPSGFTLWAVWGRNPDAPQADPDSTELETIVGHIEDSGVSVRGFYDVSGLKADADLMVWLHGPTAEELQRALRRLRRTELLKPLLPVWNVMGVHRDAEFNRQHVPGFLRGIEPKQWLCLYPFVRTPEWYLAEEAERRRMLADHGRKGAAFTGVIANTVAAFALGDYEWLLPLEADDVTELVDLMRDLRYTDARRYVKEEVPFYTGRRLRLDEIADVLQ, encoded by the coding sequence ATGTCCGACGAGACCGAACCCTCCCCTTCCGGCTTCACCCTCTGGGCGGTGTGGGGGCGCAACCCCGATGCCCCGCAGGCAGACCCCGACTCCACGGAGCTCGAGACCATCGTCGGGCACATCGAGGACTCCGGCGTCTCCGTCCGCGGCTTCTACGACGTCAGCGGCCTGAAGGCCGACGCCGACCTCATGGTGTGGCTGCACGGCCCCACCGCCGAGGAGCTGCAGCGCGCGCTGCGCCGGCTGCGCCGCACCGAGCTGCTGAAGCCGCTGCTGCCGGTCTGGAACGTCATGGGCGTGCACCGCGACGCCGAGTTCAACCGCCAGCACGTGCCCGGCTTCCTGCGCGGCATCGAGCCGAAGCAGTGGCTGTGCCTGTACCCGTTCGTGCGCACGCCGGAGTGGTATCTGGCCGAGGAGGCCGAGCGCCGCAGGATGCTCGCCGATCACGGTCGCAAGGGCGCGGCGTTCACCGGCGTCATCGCGAACACCGTCGCCGCCTTCGCGCTCGGCGACTACGAGTGGCTGCTGCCGCTCGAGGCCGATGACGTCACCGAGCTCGTCGACCTGATGCGCGACCTGCGCTACACCGACGCCCGCAGGTACGTGAAGGAGGAGGTGCCGTTCTACACCGGCCGACGCCTGCGCCTCGACGAGATCGCCGACGTCCTGCAGTGA